A region of Staphylococcus sp. IVB6181 DNA encodes the following proteins:
- a CDS encoding sugar porter family MFS transporter: MGKKFNKNLIFFIGALGGLLYGYDMGIISGALLYIPDDIPLTGATEGFVVSAMLIGAILGSGFSGPSSDKLGRRRVVFIIAIIYIVGALVLALAPNLTTLVLGRFIIGIAVGGSTAIVPVYLSEMAPTESRGSLSSLNQLMITIGILASYLTGYAFAGIEGWRWMLGLAVVPSVILLIGVIFMPESPRWLLEHRGENAARKVMGLTFPKNQIDHEIAEMKEINAISESTWNVLKSPWLRPTIIIGCVFALFQQIIGINAIIYYAPSIFVKAGLGDSASILGSVGIGTVNVLVTIVAIMIIDKIDRKKLLLIGNIGMVASLVIMAILIWSMGIQSSAWIIIACLTIFIIFFGFSWGPVLWVMLPELFPMRARGAATGIAALVLSLGSLAVAQFFPMLNEVLPTQGVFLIFAVIGVFAAIFVTKYLPETRGRSLEEIEAELRERTSATTANFDNK; this comes from the coding sequence ATGGGAAAGAAGTTTAACAAAAACCTCATTTTCTTCATAGGTGCACTCGGCGGATTGCTCTATGGTTATGATATGGGTATTATTTCTGGTGCCCTGCTTTATATTCCTGATGATATACCGTTAACCGGCGCAACAGAAGGCTTTGTTGTATCAGCCATGTTAATCGGTGCGATATTAGGTTCTGGTTTCAGCGGACCGTCATCAGATAAATTAGGGCGCAGACGTGTTGTCTTTATCATTGCGATTATCTACATAGTAGGCGCATTGGTATTAGCACTGGCACCTAATTTAACAACATTAGTTCTCGGCCGCTTTATTATCGGTATCGCGGTAGGTGGTTCTACAGCTATCGTTCCTGTGTATTTATCAGAAATGGCACCAACAGAATCACGCGGTTCTTTAAGTTCATTAAACCAACTGATGATTACTATCGGTATCTTGGCTTCATATTTAACAGGTTACGCTTTTGCGGGCATCGAAGGTTGGAGATGGATGCTAGGACTTGCAGTTGTACCATCTGTCATTCTTTTAATCGGCGTTATCTTTATGCCGGAAAGTCCAAGATGGCTGCTGGAACACCGCGGTGAAAATGCGGCACGTAAAGTGATGGGCTTAACATTCCCTAAAAACCAAATCGATCATGAAATTGCTGAAATGAAAGAAATCAATGCTATTTCAGAAAGTACATGGAATGTTTTAAAATCACCTTGGCTGCGCCCAACGATTATTATCGGTTGTGTGTTCGCACTCTTCCAGCAAATTATCGGAATCAACGCAATTATTTACTATGCACCTTCCATCTTCGTTAAAGCTGGTTTAGGTGACTCAGCATCTATTTTAGGTTCAGTCGGTATCGGTACGGTCAACGTACTTGTAACGATTGTCGCTATTATGATTATTGATAAAATCGACCGTAAGAAATTATTGTTAATCGGAAATATCGGTATGGTGGCTTCATTAGTCATCATGGCTATCTTAATCTGGTCAATGGGTATCCAATCATCTGCTTGGATTATCATTGCATGCTTAACAATCTTTATTATTTTCTTCGGTTTCTCATGGGGTCCTGTCCTATGGGTTATGCTGCCGGAACTCTTCCCTATGCGTGCACGTGGTGCCGCAACAGGTATTGCAGCACTTGTCTTATCATTAGGAAGTTTAGCCGTTGCACAATTTTTCCCTATGTTAAACGAAGTATTGCCGACACAAGGCGTCTTCTTGATCTTCGCAGTGATTGGCGTATTTGCCGCAATCTTTGTGACTAAATACTTGCCAGAAACACGCGGACGCAGTTTAGAAGAAATCGAAGCAGAATTGCGCGAACGTACTTCCGCAACTACTGCAAACTTCGACAATAAGTAA
- a CDS encoding CDP-glycerol glycerophosphotransferase family protein, with protein MEILTTEYQSGDKMLFTLKTALEEGYTHFIPSDLNIDIYPDQLSALKTHNTSQSIVVDYTVDSYYQNDCRYFANTAVDFDTWMNNINHFPNMIFSIKQSITALNTFQCETAFDLAAALLLSEQVETNGHVVFDFKTHLRTSQSFYQSIKHHEYAKVTQFNLNKLAYLHHQKPPFKFRNTTLPEPVRFVDNWLWKTHFKLPHFITSMILDRSYENHQSMSNIYEKQEKALNGTVVFLGFDYGFRGNSRYLFNYFAKHYSKYPAFYITDDATGPHFVSPEHEDTKDLIENANVVISESYIPDTLKPNGTIIQLWHGTPLKQLFLDSREPYQNQEIYNYRARKYNKWLQQNYLICDSSEAAELFKTAFPMQYTEIAACGYPRVRYLLDKQNDQPYVQFIKQALKLDPNKPTLLYLPTWKTNPKPDDNLSISEELLQHYNVIFRGHIESDETQDTSLSKQVIQPASNMETQDLILACDILISDYSSVVFDALTIDKPAALYTPHLDNYQQERGLYEEVMKPFEPVAYSSAEALTNALINQSIPLINHPFVNRHNHSFETISSLIVQQLPKRSKRRKSLT; from the coding sequence ATGGAAATACTAACAACAGAATATCAATCAGGCGATAAAATGTTGTTTACACTTAAAACAGCCCTTGAAGAAGGATATACGCATTTTATCCCCTCTGACTTAAATATAGATATCTATCCCGACCAATTGTCAGCGCTGAAAACACACAATACTTCACAATCTATTGTTGTAGATTACACAGTAGATTCTTACTATCAAAACGATTGCCGCTATTTTGCAAATACTGCTGTCGACTTTGATACATGGATGAATAACATTAATCATTTCCCGAATATGATTTTTAGTATTAAGCAATCTATCACAGCACTTAATACCTTCCAATGCGAAACAGCGTTTGATTTAGCAGCCGCATTGCTTTTATCTGAACAAGTCGAAACGAACGGACATGTGGTCTTCGACTTTAAAACGCATCTAAGAACATCACAATCGTTTTATCAAAGTATTAAACATCATGAATATGCGAAAGTTACACAATTTAATTTAAATAAACTGGCATACTTGCATCATCAAAAGCCGCCTTTCAAATTCAGAAATACTACATTGCCTGAACCTGTTCGCTTTGTCGATAACTGGTTATGGAAGACGCACTTTAAACTGCCCCACTTTATCACCAGCATGATATTAGATCGCAGTTATGAAAATCATCAAAGCATGAGTAATATATACGAAAAACAAGAGAAAGCGTTAAACGGCACCGTCGTCTTTTTAGGGTTTGATTACGGCTTTAGAGGTAATTCACGTTATTTATTCAATTACTTTGCAAAACATTACTCAAAATACCCTGCATTCTATATTACAGATGATGCGACAGGCCCGCATTTTGTCTCTCCAGAACATGAAGACACAAAAGATTTGATTGAAAATGCCAATGTCGTTATCAGCGAAAGTTATATTCCTGATACATTGAAACCGAATGGAACAATTATTCAGCTATGGCACGGCACACCATTAAAACAACTGTTCTTAGACAGCCGAGAACCTTACCAAAACCAAGAAATCTATAATTACCGTGCACGCAAATATAATAAATGGCTCCAACAGAATTATTTGATTTGCGACAGTTCAGAAGCAGCAGAGCTTTTCAAGACCGCCTTTCCGATGCAATATACGGAAATAGCAGCTTGCGGTTATCCAAGAGTACGCTACTTGTTAGATAAACAAAACGATCAGCCTTACGTGCAATTTATCAAACAAGCACTTAAGCTTGATCCGAATAAACCAACACTGCTTTATCTGCCGACATGGAAAACAAATCCAAAACCGGATGATAACTTGTCTATTTCAGAAGAACTGCTTCAGCATTATAATGTGATATTCCGCGGACATATCGAAAGCGATGAAACACAAGATACATCACTTTCAAAACAAGTGATTCAGCCAGCAAGCAATATGGAAACACAAGATTTAATACTCGCTTGCGATATTTTAATCAGCGATTACTCTTCTGTTGTCTTTGATGCATTAACTATAGATAAACCTGCAGCACTTTATACACCGCATTTAGACAACTACCAGCAAGAACGCGGGCTTTATGAAGAAGTTATGAAACCTTTTGAACCTGTTGCTTACAGCAGCGCAGAAGCATTGACAAATGCCTTAATCAACCAATCTATTCCACTGATTAATCATCCGTTTGTCAATCGTCACAATCATTCTTTCGAAACGATTTCCAGTTTGATTGTGCAGCAATTGCCAAAGCGTTCGAAACGCCGCAAATCATTAACCTGA
- a CDS encoding L-lactate permease — MLVSSFDPFHNLVLSSIVAAVPIILFLLCLTIFKMKGIYAALTTLVVTLIVAVVIFKLPAVMAAGAVVEGIFQGWLPIGYIVIMAVWLYKLSTKTGQFAMIQDSIANISQDQRVQLLLIGFCFNAFLEGVAGFGVPIAICSILLIYLGFKPLQAAMLCLVANSAAGAFGAIGLPVAVIDTLNLQGGITAHQVSSYSTFTLAFINFFVPFLLIFIIDGFRGIKETLPFILLVSVIFTVFQGALTLFQGPELADILPPLASMGALALLSRKVQPKHIFRLEKDSKPPVTQKLTVKQILYAWSPFYILTILVMLWSMPFFKALFLPGKPLHFLAVQLPLPGTFSEVTKKAITLNLNVIGQTGTAILITIIITVLLSQTTTFKDAGQLLGETFKELWISVITICFILAVSKLTTYGGLSAAMGQGISKAGGIFPLFSPVLGWIGVFMTGSVVNNNSLFAPIQASVAGQIGVKGGMLVAANTAGGVAAKIISPQSIAIATAAVKQVGKESELLKMALRYSVGMVIFICIWTFILSLFL, encoded by the coding sequence ATGTTAGTATCTTCGTTTGATCCGTTCCACAATTTAGTCTTATCGAGTATTGTGGCTGCAGTACCGATCATATTATTCTTGTTATGTTTAACTATCTTTAAAATGAAGGGGATTTATGCAGCATTAACAACTTTAGTTGTGACTTTGATTGTAGCAGTAGTCATATTTAAATTACCGGCTGTTATGGCAGCGGGGGCAGTAGTAGAAGGAATATTCCAAGGCTGGTTGCCGATTGGTTATATCGTTATCATGGCGGTTTGGTTATACAAACTTTCTACCAAAACTGGACAATTTGCGATGATTCAAGACAGTATCGCAAACATTTCTCAAGACCAGCGTGTACAGTTATTATTAATCGGTTTTTGTTTTAACGCATTCTTAGAAGGTGTGGCAGGATTCGGGGTTCCTATCGCAATCTGTTCTATTTTATTAATCTATTTAGGATTCAAACCACTTCAAGCAGCAATGTTATGTTTAGTTGCTAACTCAGCAGCAGGGGCATTCGGAGCAATCGGTTTACCGGTAGCTGTTATTGATACATTGAACTTGCAAGGCGGTATCACTGCACACCAAGTATCTAGTTATTCAACATTTACATTAGCGTTTATCAACTTCTTTGTACCATTCTTATTAATTTTCATTATTGATGGATTCAGAGGTATTAAAGAAACATTACCATTTATTTTATTAGTATCAGTAATCTTTACAGTGTTCCAAGGTGCATTGACTTTATTCCAAGGTCCGGAACTTGCGGATATTTTACCTCCGCTCGCAAGCATGGGTGCACTAGCGCTTTTAAGCCGCAAAGTTCAACCGAAACATATTTTCCGTTTGGAGAAAGATTCAAAACCGCCAGTCACTCAGAAATTAACAGTGAAACAAATCCTATATGCATGGAGCCCATTCTATATCTTAACAATCTTAGTTATGTTATGGAGCATGCCATTCTTTAAAGCACTCTTCTTGCCTGGCAAACCATTGCATTTCTTAGCAGTACAATTACCATTGCCTGGTACATTCAGTGAAGTGACTAAGAAAGCTATTACACTCAACTTGAATGTAATTGGACAAACGGGTACAGCGATTTTAATTACAATTATTATTACAGTATTATTATCTCAAACAACTACCTTTAAAGATGCAGGACAATTATTAGGTGAAACATTCAAAGAGTTATGGATTTCTGTTATTACAATTTGTTTCATCTTAGCCGTTTCAAAACTTACAACATACGGCGGTCTAAGTGCTGCAATGGGACAAGGTATCTCTAAAGCAGGCGGTATCTTCCCATTATTCTCACCAGTATTAGGATGGATCGGTGTGTTCATGACAGGTTCTGTTGTTAACAACAACTCACTCTTTGCGCCGATTCAAGCATCAGTTGCAGGTCAAATCGGTGTCAAAGGCGGTATGTTAGTTGCTGCGAATACAGCAGGCGGGGTAGCTGCGAAAATTATTTCACCGCAATCTATCGCCATTGCGACTGCAGCTGTTAAACAAGTCGGTAAAGAATCAGAACTCTTGAAAATGGCATTGCGTTACAGTGTAGGTATGGTCATCTTCATCTGTATCTGGACATTTATCTTATCTTTATTCTTATAA
- a CDS encoding glycosyltransferase → MQSITFLMHNIYSMGGTVKAVTQLANVLTAKGHKVKIISVFKGSKAPYFKLHQDIEVQPLVDYNLSPQNLMDIFMNRIRKWTPFIKPQIITENEPGLAQFSSYVEKKIVTAVSETDTDVLVGTRASYNLLVADYAPKDVLTVGMEHMNWDAYSKSYRQEIQAAYQDLDCITVLTDADRKAFQSVIQTPVYIVPNMMNEPRIEIPKKPQIIAAGRLEYEKGFYLLLRSVEHIQDSLRDMNYTVHIYGDGQQKHDLEEFIQQHQLNDIVQLYPATMHLPLRLAESTITVVPSRNEGFGLVILEAMNQGSIVISYKGNTGPETLIQSNRNGFLAEYQSIVSLSEHILNVMTAPPSEQGKIIESAFETVAKYSPDKVYEDFMKAIHAPQPETEETE, encoded by the coding sequence GTGCAATCAATCACTTTTTTAATGCATAATATTTATTCCATGGGTGGCACTGTCAAAGCCGTCACACAACTTGCTAATGTATTGACAGCCAAAGGACATAAGGTAAAAATCATCTCTGTATTCAAAGGCAGCAAAGCACCTTATTTTAAACTTCATCAAGATATCGAAGTACAGCCGCTGGTCGACTATAATCTCAGCCCGCAAAATCTGATGGATATTTTCATGAACCGTATCCGCAAATGGACACCATTTATCAAACCGCAGATTATTACTGAAAACGAACCAGGTTTAGCGCAGTTTTCAAGCTATGTCGAAAAGAAAATCGTAACCGCTGTGAGTGAAACCGATACAGACGTCTTAGTCGGCACACGTGCAAGCTATAACCTGCTGGTCGCAGATTATGCACCGAAAGATGTCTTAACTGTCGGTATGGAACATATGAATTGGGATGCTTATTCAAAAAGCTATCGCCAAGAAATCCAAGCCGCATATCAAGATTTAGATTGTATCACTGTGTTAACAGACGCAGACCGCAAAGCATTCCAATCAGTCATTCAAACACCGGTTTATATCGTACCTAATATGATGAATGAACCGAGAATCGAAATCCCTAAAAAGCCGCAGATTATTGCGGCGGGACGCTTAGAATATGAAAAAGGCTTCTACTTGCTGCTGCGCAGTGTCGAACATATACAAGACAGCTTGCGTGATATGAACTATACAGTGCATATCTACGGCGACGGCCAGCAAAAACACGATCTTGAAGAATTTATCCAGCAGCATCAACTCAATGATATTGTTCAGCTTTATCCAGCGACAATGCATCTGCCGCTGCGTTTAGCTGAAAGTACCATTACAGTTGTCCCTTCACGCAATGAAGGTTTTGGTTTGGTGATATTAGAAGCTATGAATCAAGGCAGTATTGTCATCAGTTATAAAGGCAATACGGGCCCGGAAACCTTAATTCAATCCAATCGCAATGGTTTCCTTGCAGAGTATCAAAGCATTGTTTCACTGTCAGAACATATTTTAAATGTGATGACTGCACCGCCTTCTGAACAAGGCAAAATAATTGAAAGTGCATTTGAAACGGTCGCAAAATATTCGCCTGATAAAGTATATGAAGACTTTATGAAAGCAATTCATGCACCTCAACCTGAAACTGAAGAAACAGAATAA
- the mqo gene encoding malate dehydrogenase (quinone) has protein sequence MSSEHSKTDVILIGGGIMSATLGTLLKKVAPEKEIKVFEKLSESAQESSNAWNNAGTGHSALCEMNYTKEMSDGSLDVSKAMKINEQFQISKEFWSYLVKHGNLDHPEEFIHTVPHMSFCIGVRNVDFLRRRVKALKENALFNEMTMTEDKDQIAQWLPLMMEGRNNHIPIAVSRDETGTDVNFGALTHKLFDFLQQNQVDVEYEHQVTDLKQQKDGTWKVKVKDLTTEETTTYISDFVFIGAGGASLQLLQKTHLPESKHIGGFPVSGLFLVCQDPEVVNQHDAKVYGKAKVGAPPMSVPHLDTRYIDGKKSLLFGPFAGFSPKFLKTGSNMDLFKSVKPNNLLTMLSAGAKEMKLTQYLISQLMLSDDERIEQLREFIPNAKKEDWEIVVAGQRVQVIKDTDKGKGTLQFGTEVICSEDGSLAALLGASPGASTAVDVMLDILQRSYKDEFPEWEARIKEIIPSFGKKLADEPELYKDIKTDVEKYLKLN, from the coding sequence ATGAGTTCAGAACATAGCAAAACAGATGTCATCTTAATCGGTGGCGGAATTATGAGTGCGACATTGGGTACATTATTGAAGAAAGTTGCACCAGAAAAAGAGATAAAAGTATTTGAAAAGTTAAGCGAATCAGCACAAGAGAGTTCTAATGCATGGAACAATGCGGGCACAGGGCATTCAGCATTATGCGAAATGAACTATACAAAAGAAATGTCGGATGGTTCTTTAGATGTTTCAAAAGCTATGAAAATCAACGAGCAATTCCAAATTTCTAAAGAATTCTGGTCTTATTTAGTGAAACATGGCAACTTGGATCATCCTGAAGAATTCATTCACACTGTACCGCACATGAGTTTTTGTATCGGTGTACGTAATGTCGACTTCTTAAGACGCCGCGTTAAAGCTTTAAAAGAAAATGCATTATTCAACGAAATGACAATGACAGAAGATAAAGACCAAATCGCACAATGGCTTCCTTTAATGATGGAAGGGCGTAATAACCATATTCCAATCGCAGTAAGCCGTGACGAAACGGGTACTGACGTCAACTTCGGAGCATTGACTCATAAATTATTCGACTTCTTGCAGCAAAACCAAGTAGATGTTGAATATGAGCACCAAGTGACTGATTTAAAACAACAAAAAGACGGCACTTGGAAAGTGAAAGTCAAAGATTTAACTACTGAGGAAACAACAACATATATTTCTGACTTCGTATTTATCGGAGCTGGCGGTGCGAGCTTGCAGCTATTACAAAAAACGCATTTGCCGGAATCTAAACATATCGGCGGTTTCCCAGTCAGCGGTTTATTCTTAGTATGCCAAGATCCTGAAGTGGTCAATCAGCACGATGCTAAAGTGTACGGCAAAGCAAAAGTCGGTGCACCGCCGATGTCAGTACCGCATTTGGATACGCGTTATATCGACGGCAAAAAATCATTGTTATTCGGACCATTCGCCGGTTTCTCACCTAAATTCTTGAAGACAGGTTCAAACATGGATTTATTCAAATCTGTGAAACCGAATAACTTGTTGACGATGTTATCTGCAGGTGCAAAAGAAATGAAATTGACGCAGTACTTGATTTCTCAATTAATGCTTTCTGATGATGAACGTATTGAACAATTACGTGAATTCATTCCGAATGCGAAGAAAGAAGATTGGGAGATTGTCGTTGCCGGACAACGTGTACAAGTGATTAAAGATACAGACAAAGGCAAAGGTACATTGCAATTCGGTACAGAAGTTATCTGTTCTGAAGACGGCAGTCTTGCGGCATTATTAGGTGCGTCACCAGGTGCATCAACTGCAGTAGATGTGATGTTAGATATTTTACAACGCAGTTATAAAGATGAATTCCCAGAATGGGAAGCACGCATCAAAGAAATTATCCCGTCATTCGGCAAGAAATTAGCAGATGAACCTGAATTATACAAAGACATTAAAACAGATGTTGAAAAGTATTTGAAATTAAATTAA
- a CDS encoding HAMP domain-containing sensor histidine kinase, translated as MFKSLYSRIAIYTIVIMLFSAVLSFILTNMYYHVALKPSNDQKIMRTLQEAKAYQKASHTTDMKAYFKHLSDLNFQVVTIDTSYKKTFYGEAFRRENLTKENIDKVFKGNDYHGIKNHPYQLFVTGFFDNESKNTVGTRFNTSEGPVAVFIRPDIGKSFSEFRIFLAVLIALLLIISMLLIISSTYTLIKPITQLKHATNRLMDGDFKTPIAVTRHDELGTLQYRFDQMRISLKQLDDMRQHFVQNVSHEIKTPLTHIHQLLDRLSQAQDKESRLYYIDEIHTTTSRLSNLTRALLLLAELDNHDHLDYDDEIDIAQMLRVMVRHEQYAIDDKDLLIMTDLQEITIKGNYRLLYQAFSNILTNAIKYTEAGGSIDIELTQSNHTVECRIADDGPGMSDAVQAHLFERFYKGNTSATSNGLGLAIAQMIVQLHGGEIKVESTIGEGSTFILTLPTAETDDMHPSKL; from the coding sequence ATGTTTAAGTCGCTGTATTCGAGAATTGCGATTTATACGATTGTCATTATGCTGTTCAGTGCTGTGCTCAGTTTTATTTTGACGAATATGTATTATCATGTCGCATTAAAACCTTCTAATGACCAAAAGATTATGAGAACCTTGCAAGAAGCTAAGGCCTATCAAAAAGCATCCCATACAACAGATATGAAAGCTTACTTTAAACATTTAAGCGACCTTAACTTCCAAGTCGTAACTATTGATACATCTTATAAGAAAACATTTTACGGCGAAGCATTCAGAAGAGAAAACCTGACTAAAGAAAATATTGATAAGGTCTTTAAAGGCAACGATTATCATGGTATTAAAAATCATCCCTATCAGCTCTTTGTGACAGGTTTCTTTGATAATGAATCAAAGAATACAGTCGGCACGCGTTTTAACACTTCAGAAGGTCCTGTTGCAGTCTTTATCAGACCGGATATCGGTAAATCCTTCAGTGAATTCCGTATCTTCTTAGCTGTCCTCATCGCATTACTGTTAATCATTTCTATGCTGCTGATTATCAGTTCAACATATACATTAATCAAACCGATTACGCAGTTGAAACATGCGACGAACAGATTAATGGACGGCGACTTTAAAACACCGATTGCTGTGACACGCCATGATGAATTAGGTACGCTGCAATACCGCTTCGACCAAATGCGTATTTCCTTAAAACAGCTCGATGACATGCGCCAGCACTTCGTACAGAATGTTTCGCATGAAATCAAAACACCGCTGACTCATATTCATCAATTACTAGATCGTCTCAGCCAAGCACAAGATAAAGAAAGCCGTCTGTATTATATAGACGAGATTCATACAACAACCAGCCGATTAAGCAATTTGACACGTGCCCTCTTATTGTTAGCTGAACTCGATAACCATGACCATTTGGATTACGACGATGAGATTGATATCGCACAAATGCTGAGAGTGATGGTACGTCATGAACAATATGCAATTGATGATAAAGACTTGCTGATAATGACTGACTTGCAAGAGATTACAATTAAAGGGAATTACCGTCTGCTATACCAAGCCTTTAGCAACATTTTAACGAATGCCATTAAATATACAGAAGCAGGCGGCAGTATCGATATAGAGCTTACACAATCAAATCATACAGTCGAGTGCCGTATTGCTGATGACGGTCCGGGAATGTCAGATGCGGTTCAAGCCCATCTATTCGAAAGATTTTATAAAGGCAATACGTCTGCCACAAGCAACGGCTTAGGTTTAGCTATTGCACAAATGATTGTTCAGCTTCATGGCGGCGAAATCAAAGTAGAAAGTACTATAGGCGAAGGCAGTACCTTTATTCTCACATTGCCAACAGCTGAAACAGACGACATGCACCCTTCTAAACTATAA
- a CDS encoding response regulator transcription factor — protein sequence MTTCLIVDDDYQILHYVSSYLERDGFKTATHSNAEDALNYLETNQADIAIVDIMMDGMDGFELCNAIKADYEMPVIMLTARDALSDKEEAYLTGTDDYVTKPFEVQELIFRIKAVLRRYQINAENELEIGNLKLNQSYLEMTCDTKTMTLPNKEFHLLFLLASHEKQVFSREECIERVWGFDYEGDDRTVDVHIRRLRNRLKKIGSNVIIETVRGLGYKVEVHV from the coding sequence ATGACAACTTGTTTAATAGTAGATGATGATTATCAAATCCTTCATTACGTCTCTTCCTATTTAGAGCGTGATGGATTTAAAACCGCAACCCATTCTAATGCCGAAGATGCATTAAACTATTTAGAAACCAATCAGGCAGATATTGCGATTGTGGATATTATGATGGATGGTATGGATGGATTTGAATTATGCAACGCTATCAAAGCAGATTATGAAATGCCTGTGATTATGCTTACAGCTCGGGATGCTTTAAGCGATAAAGAAGAAGCCTATTTAACAGGAACAGATGATTATGTAACGAAGCCGTTTGAAGTACAGGAATTAATCTTTCGTATTAAAGCCGTTTTGCGCCGTTATCAAATCAACGCAGAAAATGAACTTGAAATCGGTAATTTAAAATTAAACCAGTCTTATTTGGAAATGACTTGCGATACGAAGACTATGACCTTGCCGAATAAAGAATTTCATTTACTCTTTTTGTTAGCCAGTCATGAAAAGCAAGTGTTCTCAAGAGAAGAATGTATTGAACGTGTATGGGGCTTTGATTATGAAGGTGATGATCGTACCGTCGATGTACACATCAGAAGACTGCGCAACCGTTTAAAAAAGATCGGCAGTAATGTCATTATTGAAACAGTACGCGGTTTAGGCTATAAGGTAGAAGTCCATGTTTAA
- a CDS encoding ABC transporter permease, with product MKLAWKEMVFYKFKYILIMLIILLLASMVLFISGLAQGLGRENISMLDNMNAEKFVVQDMKEPVIEKSVINDEKQKKVEDVTNAEPFKLAPQTLKTDNSNDQDILLINPGKDFKPSLAEGHYPSQDNEIAVNKKLTAEGLKVGSNVEFKDSNKTYKIVGLMDDAMYSHSSTVMTNKHTFDQLGKKAATFYPLKDVSKADEKKINDISGVQVVTQTDLTDNIPSYNAEQAPLNMMIVSLYLISAIVLSAFFYVMTIQKISEIGILKAIGIKTKHLLSSLVFQILLVTMISVVLSVLIISGLSIVMPVSMPFHLTTNNMLLVVGVFIVVAIIGATLSFIKLIKVNPIQAIGGEG from the coding sequence ATGAAATTAGCATGGAAAGAAATGGTATTTTACAAATTCAAATACATTTTAATAATGCTGATTATCTTGCTGCTTGCAAGCATGGTGTTATTCATAAGCGGTCTTGCTCAAGGACTCGGACGTGAAAACATTTCAATGCTTGATAACATGAATGCAGAGAAATTCGTGGTGCAAGATATGAAGGAACCTGTCATTGAGAAATCAGTCATCAATGACGAAAAACAAAAAAAGGTTGAGGATGTCACAAATGCTGAACCTTTCAAATTAGCACCTCAGACATTAAAAACAGATAATTCAAATGACCAAGATATACTGCTTATCAATCCTGGTAAAGATTTCAAACCTTCATTAGCAGAAGGACATTATCCATCCCAAGATAATGAAATTGCAGTTAATAAAAAATTAACAGCAGAAGGCCTTAAAGTAGGCAGTAACGTAGAATTCAAGGACAGCAATAAAACGTATAAAATTGTCGGGTTAATGGACGATGCAATGTATTCTCATAGTTCAACAGTAATGACGAATAAGCATACATTCGATCAACTCGGTAAAAAAGCCGCAACGTTTTATCCATTAAAAGATGTATCTAAAGCAGATGAGAAAAAAATCAACGATATTTCAGGTGTGCAAGTGGTAACACAAACAGACTTAACGGATAATATTCCAAGCTATAACGCTGAGCAAGCACCATTGAATATGATGATTGTCAGTCTATACTTGATTTCAGCAATTGTCTTAAGTGCATTCTTCTATGTTATGACAATTCAAAAAATCTCTGAAATCGGTATTTTGAAAGCAATCGGTATTAAAACAAAACACTTATTGTCTTCATTAGTTTTCCAAATCTTATTAGTGACAATGATCAGTGTGGTACTGTCAGTCTTGATTATCAGCGGACTCAGCATAGTGATGCCAGTCAGCATGCCGTTCCACTTAACAACGAATAATATGCTGCTTGTCGTAGGTGTATTCATTGTTGTTGCAATTATCGGTGCGACATTATCATTCATTAAATTAATTAAAGTCAATCCTATTCAAGCAATCGGAGGTGAAGGTTAA